The following are from one region of the Paenalkalicoccus suaedae genome:
- a CDS encoding ABC transporter permease — protein MNAYVANTWQLTKFFLKTVKLRAFIWILSIITLTVATPLSFVGLYDSEAEINAMAQTMENPAMIAMLGPADLNNYTIGVMTAHQMLLFTAVAVGAMSILLTTFLTRADEEDGRMELLHALSIGRAAPLVAAMIVMIAINVILGITTAAGLYALQIETMGLEGSLLYGLALTGTGLVFTGITAIFAQVSENTRGTSGMAFAVLLTSYLVRAVTDISNPDLSWASPLGWVSKAEAYAANNWLPFILMVCLFLLASSASFVFYVRRDLGRGMIASRSGKSYGSALLRNPLGLIIRLQRTSFTIWILVLFVTGASYGSVLGDLDAFFAENEAFSQMLAAEGSLSLIEAFMPMLIIVLVLLSAIPTIMSFNRLRGEEKKERLDLLLARPLARVKLILSFILVAALTAFFMMSAAALGLYTTGNAVVEGGLALSTIYGATLAYYPAMLVLIGLSALLVGVLPKATAFIWAFLAYTFVVAYLGDIFQLPDWAGYATPFSFVGDVPLESVSTLTLILISTVALLLASVGMWRFKERDI, from the coding sequence ATGAATGCGTACGTAGCTAATACGTGGCAGCTGACCAAATTCTTCTTAAAAACAGTCAAATTACGTGCGTTCATTTGGATCCTGTCAATTATCACGCTTACTGTCGCGACCCCACTCTCCTTCGTCGGCCTATACGATTCAGAGGCGGAGATTAACGCGATGGCCCAAACGATGGAGAACCCGGCGATGATCGCGATGCTTGGACCTGCCGACCTCAACAATTACACGATCGGCGTCATGACCGCCCATCAAATGCTGTTATTTACAGCCGTCGCAGTTGGTGCTATGAGCATTTTGCTCACCACCTTTTTGACTCGCGCTGACGAAGAGGATGGTCGTATGGAGCTCTTACACGCGCTATCGATCGGTCGTGCCGCTCCTCTTGTTGCGGCTATGATTGTCATGATTGCGATCAACGTGATCCTTGGCATCACAACTGCCGCCGGACTTTACGCCTTACAAATTGAGACGATGGGTCTCGAAGGCTCTCTTCTCTATGGGCTAGCCCTCACCGGCACTGGCCTTGTCTTCACAGGTATCACAGCAATATTCGCTCAAGTGTCAGAAAATACGAGAGGAACGTCCGGCATGGCGTTCGCCGTTCTTCTAACAAGCTATCTCGTCCGTGCTGTCACAGACATCAGTAACCCAGATTTATCTTGGGCTTCTCCTTTAGGCTGGGTGTCAAAAGCAGAAGCATACGCCGCTAATAACTGGCTCCCATTCATTTTAATGGTCTGCTTGTTCTTACTTGCTAGTAGCGCTTCCTTTGTATTCTATGTAAGAAGAGACTTAGGCCGTGGCATGATCGCGTCGCGCTCTGGTAAGTCTTACGGGTCTGCCCTTTTACGTAACCCACTTGGTCTCATAATCCGACTGCAGCGCACGTCATTTACCATTTGGATTCTCGTTCTCTTTGTCACAGGGGCATCCTACGGCTCAGTACTCGGCGACCTAGACGCTTTTTTTGCAGAGAATGAAGCATTCTCACAAATGCTAGCAGCTGAGGGCAGTCTTTCTCTTATTGAGGCATTCATGCCGATGTTAATCATCGTGCTGGTTCTTTTATCTGCTATTCCAACGATCATGTCGTTTAACCGGCTCCGCGGAGAAGAAAAAAAGGAGAGACTGGACCTATTGCTTGCTCGTCCCTTAGCACGGGTTAAGCTAATCCTGTCCTTTATTCTTGTCGCAGCCTTAACTGCCTTCTTTATGATGTCAGCCGCAGCATTAGGGCTTTATACTACAGGCAACGCGGTAGTCGAAGGAGGGCTAGCTCTTAGCACCATTTATGGAGCAACACTCGCCTACTATCCAGCAATGCTTGTATTAATCGGTTTAAGCGCCTTACTAGTCGGAGTTCTCCCTAAAGCAACCGCCTTTATCTGGGCCTTTCTCGCCTACACCTTTGTCGTTGCCTATTTAGGAGATATCTTTCAACTACCAGATTGGGCTGGCTACGCAACCCCATTCAGCTTTGTAGGCGACGTACCGTTGGAGTCCGTTTCAACCCTAACGCTCATCCTCATTTCTACTGTAGCCTTGCTCTTAGCAAGCGTTGGAATGTGGAGGTTTAAGGAGAGGGATATTTAA
- a CDS encoding Pathogenicity island protein: protein MQNKAKKLTNVVAAGALLISASFATMPSVAANEATVANEVGANEVYYEFANESTMEIYYGENIEPEVRADGTFLVDRTTGESEQLPESTTDQEGDLVNLNYTIEDDYVEVQVIDPLAVAAGAGPGEFTTQSWLQCSLGTAGGAGGGGLAGAGVGSAVPGIGTVAGAVVGGVSGAMTGAAASCFN from the coding sequence ATGCAAAACAAAGCGAAAAAACTAACGAATGTGGTGGCTGCGGGAGCTTTACTCATCTCCGCCTCCTTTGCAACTATGCCAAGCGTAGCTGCAAATGAAGCAACGGTAGCTAATGAAGTTGGGGCAAACGAGGTTTACTATGAGTTTGCCAATGAGAGTACAATGGAAATATACTATGGAGAAAACATCGAACCAGAAGTGCGAGCAGATGGGACATTTTTAGTTGATCGCACAACTGGGGAATCAGAACAATTACCTGAAAGTACAACGGATCAAGAAGGAGATTTAGTTAACTTAAACTACACGATCGAAGACGACTATGTCGAAGTTCAAGTTATTGATCCATTAGCTGTTGCCGCTGGAGCAGGACCTGGAGAATTCACAACACAAAGCTGGCTTCAATGTTCTCTTGGCACTGCCGGAGGAGCAGGTGGCGGCGGTCTAGCTGGAGCAGGTGTAGGCAGCGCGGTTCCTGGAATTGGAACTGTCGCAGGCGCAGTTGTTGGAGGCGTATCTGGTGCAATGACCGGTGCAGCTGCAAGCTGCTTTAATTAA
- a CDS encoding bh protein, translating to MIINHVEADLYCIDCKEETPHEIVYVQDKISYIRCLECERAIEIDRNLMHEYGKHMYRSIANKPKQFTEEYRQDLSNFLFKLPVRIISKPYRFAKDFTRDVKEIRRYKHEHKEK from the coding sequence GTGATCATTAATCATGTAGAAGCCGATCTTTATTGCATCGACTGTAAGGAGGAGACTCCTCACGAAATCGTGTATGTGCAGGATAAAATATCGTATATTCGATGTTTAGAGTGTGAGCGTGCGATTGAGATTGATCGTAATCTAATGCATGAGTACGGAAAGCATATGTATAGAAGTATTGCGAACAAGCCAAAGCAGTTTACGGAGGAGTACCGTCAGGATTTGTCTAACTTTTTATTTAAGTTGCCGGTACGAATTATAAGTAAGCCTTATCGTTTTGCGAAGGATTTTACGAGAGACGTAAAAGAAATTCGGCGTTATAAGCATGAGCATAAAGAGAAGTAG
- a CDS encoding sugar-binding transcriptional regulator, with amino-acid sequence MGKTADDRRTMVKVAKLYYFEGMTQAQIAKIIGVSRPIISKLLTQARETKVVEIYIKDEYAHTVDVELQLEKRYGLNEVIIVPNKDLNEELTRKTLGKAAASHISKKAGSLSSIGVSWGKSVAAFVEEYPFERQDSLHVVPLIGGMGRSHLQLHSNMLALKLGEKLSSSCSYLYAPAMMENMKLKEQLLSFDDISHVLDEGRDVDIAVVGLGNPSVNSTMEEIGYLSSDDIQSLIDSGAVGDINSRFYDVKGEPIDHSLNDMIIALSLEDLKRIPETVAIVQGVDKAISIHAGLLNGAVNTLITDDETGRELLKYGDKLGLGR; translated from the coding sequence ATGGGTAAAACAGCAGACGACCGTCGGACAATGGTAAAGGTCGCCAAGCTTTATTATTTTGAAGGCATGACACAAGCACAGATCGCAAAAATTATTGGTGTCTCACGACCTATTATTTCAAAGCTACTAACACAGGCACGAGAAACAAAGGTTGTAGAGATTTATATTAAGGATGAATATGCACACACGGTAGATGTGGAGCTTCAGCTTGAAAAAAGGTACGGATTAAACGAAGTCATTATCGTTCCTAATAAGGATTTAAATGAGGAGCTAACACGAAAGACGTTAGGAAAGGCTGCTGCCTCTCATATTTCTAAAAAGGCAGGTAGTTTATCGTCGATTGGAGTAAGCTGGGGCAAGTCGGTCGCCGCGTTTGTAGAGGAATATCCGTTTGAGCGTCAGGACTCGCTCCACGTTGTGCCGCTCATTGGAGGGATGGGACGCAGTCATTTACAGCTCCACTCGAACATGCTTGCGTTAAAGCTTGGGGAGAAGCTAAGCTCGTCGTGTAGCTATTTATACGCTCCTGCAATGATGGAAAATATGAAGCTTAAGGAGCAACTCCTTTCGTTTGATGATATCTCGCATGTATTAGATGAGGGGAGAGACGTCGATATTGCGGTTGTAGGTCTTGGTAATCCTTCTGTGAATTCGACGATGGAGGAGATTGGGTATTTATCATCAGATGATATCCAGTCGCTTATTGACTCTGGTGCTGTTGGTGATATTAATTCTCGCTTTTATGATGTGAAAGGAGAGCCGATAGATCATTCGTTAAACGATATGATTATTGCGTTATCCTTGGAGGATTTGAAGCGTATCCCTGAAACGGTCGCAATCGTGCAGGGAGTAGATAAAGCAATTAGTATTCATGCAGGGCTATTAAATGGCGCAGTTAACACGTTAATTACGGATGATGAGACAGGTCGCGAGCTGTTGAAGTATGGAGATAAGCTTGGTCTTGGTAGATAG
- the lpdA gene encoding dihydrolipoyl dehydrogenase yields MHEQDVIVIGGGPGGYVAAIRASSFGQRVTLFEAEKLGGTCLNTGCIPSKTLLRHTEVLYELAHAAAFGIHVGKPEIDWSVMQKRQEDVVKTLRNGVQHLLKKSGVNVIRERAVVTGKDGDTHTVEAAGETFKAKSIILAMGSTPVIPPIPGLGDYDTSDTIFSLQELPASMTIVGGGIIGIEFATIFSSLGVDITVVELGPRIMPTEDPDASELMAKLLTERGVRIVTETSVTRVDGQTVHLSDNTTVTAERLLLATGRKPNTSAVADLGLEMTGTAIQTNTFLETSVEGIYAIGDLNGTVPLAHTASAEGLIAANNASGRTKEQIDYDQVPRCVYTLPEIASVGITVEEAERRGMSVRAVKTPIRSNGKALAAGITEGFVKLIAEETYGEIVGVVIVAPHATDMISEATAYMQLEGTVTELAKLVHPHPTLSESIFEAANSFLHLGIHH; encoded by the coding sequence ATGCACGAGCAGGATGTGATTGTGATTGGAGGTGGTCCGGGCGGCTATGTGGCGGCGATTCGGGCGAGTAGCTTCGGGCAGCGGGTGACGCTGTTTGAGGCGGAGAAGCTTGGCGGGACGTGTCTTAACACGGGATGTATCCCGTCTAAGACACTGCTTAGACACACGGAGGTGCTATATGAATTAGCGCACGCTGCGGCATTTGGAATCCATGTAGGGAAGCCTGAGATCGACTGGTCGGTAATGCAAAAACGGCAGGAGGATGTTGTGAAAACGCTACGAAATGGCGTCCAGCACTTGCTCAAAAAGAGTGGCGTAAATGTCATCCGAGAGCGAGCTGTCGTCACTGGCAAGGACGGCGATACACACACTGTCGAGGCGGCAGGCGAGACATTTAAAGCGAAAAGCATCATCCTCGCCATGGGATCCACTCCCGTCATCCCACCTATTCCAGGCCTCGGCGACTATGATACGAGTGACACGATCTTCTCGCTTCAGGAGCTTCCCGCGTCGATGACCATTGTCGGTGGCGGGATCATCGGGATCGAATTTGCGACGATTTTTAGCTCTCTTGGCGTCGACATCACCGTCGTCGAGCTCGGCCCGCGCATTATGCCAACCGAGGATCCAGATGCAAGCGAGCTCATGGCCAAGCTGTTAACAGAACGAGGCGTGCGCATCGTCACAGAAACATCCGTTACGCGCGTGGACGGACAGACGGTGCACCTAAGCGACAACACAACCGTCACAGCCGAGCGACTCCTACTCGCCACCGGCCGTAAGCCAAACACATCAGCCGTAGCGGATCTCGGGCTTGAGATGACTGGTACAGCCATTCAAACCAATACTTTTTTAGAAACATCGGTAGAAGGAATCTATGCAATCGGCGACCTCAACGGTACAGTGCCGCTTGCGCACACGGCAAGCGCAGAAGGACTAATAGCGGCTAACAACGCAAGCGGACGAACAAAAGAACAGATCGACTACGACCAAGTACCGCGCTGCGTATATACCCTTCCAGAAATTGCGAGTGTCGGGATCACGGTAGAGGAGGCAGAACGTCGTGGAATGTCCGTACGAGCGGTGAAAACGCCAATTCGTTCGAACGGAAAAGCCCTCGCAGCAGGAATAACAGAGGGATTTGTCAAACTTATTGCGGAAGAGACATACGGGGAGATTGTTGGAGTTGTTATCGTGGCTCCACATGCTACGGACATGATTTCGGAAGCGACGGCATATATGCAACTTGAAGGAACCGTGACAGAGCTTGCAAAGCTTGTTCATCCACACCCAACGCTATCAGAATCAATATTCGAAGCGGCAAATAGCTTTCTTCACCTAGGAATTCACCACTAA